A single genomic interval of Rhizobium leguminosarum bv. trifolii WSM1325 harbors:
- a CDS encoding putative polysaccharide biosynthesis protein (KEGG: rec:RHECIAT_CH0000270 probable polysaccharide biosynthesis protein) encodes MAVVDQRTATFTVAGTVAGRASRTDHTVLWLGLLSVLYNGILAFINHNIVPLSMTHVAASEGLIMASAIIYILHKGIYETDLPAFLFLLFTLVVTIYVSVLNRMLFIDHFRNVLIIFCFTGLGGWSNEKTMKLAFRWASLAVMIFLIFEIVSVPFYVSIVHPSDYFANTRGLLPLSYNTTGLFQNALGFPERFSFGIIDHRSSSIFLEQVSLANFCGVIAVYLISMWERLGRWDRLLMVGTAVLILVTNDTRTMLIFCCACIVGYFVFPKIPKNFNLALMPLIVAAGFLVYVMKPNATGDNFTGRINLTMKKIMELDPLAILGLSVDRVAEFADSGYVYLIYAATIFGVIALWLFVCLFPAGRTAAQRRCAHSLSLFIFLNMMIGGTAVFSMKIAGLLWFVVGYMRFHDSPRIRQGRPADVLS; translated from the coding sequence ATGGCGGTCGTCGATCAGAGGACAGCGACATTCACTGTGGCCGGCACTGTCGCCGGCAGGGCATCGCGCACCGATCATACGGTGCTCTGGCTCGGGCTGCTCTCCGTGCTCTACAACGGCATTCTCGCCTTCATCAACCACAACATTGTGCCGCTCTCGATGACGCATGTCGCCGCCAGCGAAGGCCTGATCATGGCGAGCGCCATCATCTATATCCTGCACAAGGGGATCTACGAGACCGATCTGCCGGCCTTCCTGTTCCTGCTGTTCACGCTCGTCGTGACCATCTATGTCAGCGTGCTCAACCGCATGCTGTTCATCGATCACTTCCGCAACGTGCTGATCATCTTCTGCTTTACCGGGCTCGGCGGCTGGAGCAACGAGAAAACGATGAAGCTCGCCTTTCGCTGGGCAAGTCTTGCCGTCATGATCTTCCTGATCTTCGAGATCGTCAGCGTGCCGTTCTATGTCAGCATCGTCCACCCGTCCGATTATTTCGCCAATACGCGCGGGCTGCTGCCGCTGAGCTACAATACGACGGGCCTCTTCCAGAACGCGCTCGGCTTTCCCGAGCGCTTCTCTTTCGGCATCATCGACCACCGTTCCTCCTCGATCTTCCTCGAGCAGGTGTCGCTCGCCAATTTCTGCGGCGTGATCGCGGTCTACCTGATTTCGATGTGGGAGAGGCTTGGCCGCTGGGACCGGTTGCTGATGGTCGGCACGGCCGTGCTGATCCTGGTGACGAACGACACGCGCACGATGCTGATCTTCTGCTGTGCCTGCATCGTCGGTTACTTCGTCTTTCCGAAGATCCCGAAGAATTTCAATCTGGCGCTGATGCCGCTGATCGTCGCCGCCGGCTTCCTCGTCTACGTGATGAAACCCAACGCGACGGGCGACAATTTCACCGGCCGCATCAATCTGACGATGAAGAAGATCATGGAGCTCGATCCGCTTGCCATCCTCGGGCTTTCGGTCGACCGGGTCGCCGAATTCGCCGACAGCGGCTATGTCTACCTGATCTACGCGGCGACGATCTTCGGCGTCATCGCCTTATGGCTGTTCGTCTGCCTCTTTCCCGCCGGGCGCACGGCGGCGCAGCGGCGCTGCGCCCATTCACTTTCTCTTTTCATTTTTCTGAATATGATGATTGGGGGAACCGCGGTCTTCTCGATGAAGATCGCCGGTCTCCTGTGGTTCGTCGTCGGATATATGCGTTTCCACGACAGCCCGCGCATCCGGCAGGGTCGTCCGGCAGATGTATTGAGTTGA